The following coding sequences lie in one Haematobia irritans isolate KBUSLIRL chromosome 3, ASM5000362v1, whole genome shotgun sequence genomic window:
- the LOC142228775 gene encoding INO80 complex subunit C-like → MSQEEEVPNKKHKTDADTILSEKVDSGNTPLSSSTVQQRPKILCKNPKYSYIEAGGKKFVWKSLKQILTQERSLPWPDDVVLYNSLNAPPSLKPPKKYSDISGLEAPYTDPQTKLHYHNAEEFRIIRTLPSDIIQGYLALRGATNIVG, encoded by the exons ATGTCTCAAGAAGAAGAAgtaccaaataaaaaacataaaacagaTGCTGACACTATTTTATCAGAAAAGGTTGATTCAGGAAACACACCATTGTCGTCATCAACTGTCCAACAGCGCCCGAAAATATTGTGTAAAAATCCAAAGTATAGCTACATTGAAGCAGGAGgaaagaaatttgtttggaaGTCATTAAAACAAATTCTTACACAGGAGCGATCACTTCCATGGCCTGACGACGTAGTTTTAT ACAATTCACTTAATGCCCCTCCATCACTAAAGCCACCCAAAAAATATTCCGATATCTCGGGCTTGGAAGCGCCTTACACCGATCCACAGACAAAACTGCACTATCACAACGCTGAAGAATTTCGGATCATTCGTACTTTACCATCTGACATTATACAGGGCTACTTAGCCCTTAGAGGAGCAACAAATATTGTAGGTTAA